A window of the Sardina pilchardus chromosome 21, fSarPil1.1, whole genome shotgun sequence genome harbors these coding sequences:
- the loxl1 gene encoding lysyl oxidase homolog 1, which produces MLPAVLVVCWVGVLLGSGRAQAQVHAQASAQAQASASAQGTAQARASSAAASSAGQDSSASNPWRQMIQWENNGRVFSLLNSGAEYVPARTPEHDANHHRVLLADAPRRTRRPQGGNVRRQAPPRSGTETVRGQARHPFGFGQVPDNWRQGVAVGAGTGTRFRPSTGSSSSSSSSSSSSSSSSSFSQPSFGGPPFPAYPFPAQQAPSYPLPYDPSLGDRSFEPPFQRPGTGYPAGTGGGGGGFPPSGGAGGAGGSYSYSYGGGMVPVPPRASLDFTDDGTGGYRYYYAQSYPAAPAAPAVPAVPAQPAQPPFSDILDRRYTHSLYNEDSGPPVPAAADANPAAPGVVPGQVPVRSPQYEQFPPFGQPQIPYINPVPPVPAARNPLVSNAADANPSTNVGSVYRPEQRGLPDLVPDPNYVQASTYVQRAHMYSLRCAAEEKCLSSTAYSSETSDYDVRVLLRFPQRVKNQGTADFMPNRPRHTWEWHSCHQHYHSMDEFSHYDLLEASTGRKVAEGHKASFCLEDTTCDFGHLKRYACTSHTQGLSPGCYDTYNADIDCQWIDITEVQPGNYILKLQVNPKYLVLESDFTNNVVRCNVHYTGRFVTTNNCKIAQS; this is translated from the exons ATGTTACCGGCTGTGTTGGTGGTGTGTTGGGTCGGAGTTCTGTTGGGCAGCGGGCGAGCTCAGGCCCAGGTCCATGCCCAGGCTAGCGCCCAGGCTCAGGCTAGTGCTAGTGCGCAGGGTACGGCCCAGGCCCGGGCCAGTTCGGCGGCGGCGTCATCGGCGGGCCAGGACTCGTCGGCGTCCAACCCCTGGCGTCAGATGATCCAGTGGGAGAACAACGGGCGCGTGTTCagcctgctcaacagcggcgcCGAGTATGTGCCCGCCCGCACGCCCGAGCACGACGCCAACCACCACCGCGTGCTCCTGGCCGACGCCCCCCGCCGCACGCGCCGCCCGCAGGGGGGCAACGTCCGCCGCCAGGCGCCCCCCCGCAGTGGCACGGAGACCGTGCGGGGCCAGGCGCGCCACCCCTTCGGCTTCGGGCAAGTGCCCGACAACTGGCGCCAGGGCGTAGCGGTGGGCGCCGGCACGGGCACTCGTTTCAGACCCTCCACaggctcttcctcctcctcctcctcctcctcctcttcgtcctcctcctcctcctcgttctcACAGCCGTCCTTCGGCGGGCCTCCGTTCCCCGCGTACCCGTTCCCTGCCCAGCAGGCGCCCTCGTACCCGCTGCCCTACGACCCCAGCCTGGGCGACCGCAGCTTTGAGCCGCCCTTCCAGCGCCCGGGCACAGGCTACCCCGCGGgcaccggcggcggcggcggcggcttccCCCCGAGTGGCGGAGCCGGAGGAGCAGGCGgcagctacagctacagctacGGCGGCGGCATGGTGCCCGTCCCGCCGCGGGCATCGCTGGACTTCACCGACGACGGCACCGGCGGCTACCGCTACTACTACGCCCAGTCGTACCCGGCTGCCCCCGCTGCGCCCGCTGTACCCGCCGTGCCAGCTCAACCCGCCCAGCCGCCCTTCAGCGACATCCTGGACCGGCGCTACACGCACAGCCTCTACAACGAGGACTCTGGGCCGCCCGTGCCCGCCGCCGCCGATGCCAACCCGGCCGCGCCAGGCGTGGTGCCCGGGCAGGTGCCCGTGAGGAGCCCGCAGTACGAGCAGTTCCCGCCGTTCGGCCAGCCGCAGATCCCCTACATCAACCCGGTGCCCCCGGTGCCCGCCGCACGCAACCCGCTGGTGTCCAACGCGGCCGACGCCAACCCCAGCACCAACGTGGGCAGTGTGTACCGGCCGGAGCAGAGAG GGCTGCCTGACCTGGTGCCTGACCCAAACTACGTGCAGGCGTCCACCTACGTCCAGCGCGCACACATGTACTCCCTTCGCTGCGCCGCCGAGGAGAAGTGCCTGTCCAG cacgGCGTACAGTTCCGAGACATCCGACTATGATGTGCGTGTTCTTCTGCGTTTCCCCCAGCGGGTGAAGAACCAAGGCACGGCCGACTTCATGCCCAACCGCCCACGCCACACCTGGGAGTGGCACAGCTGTCACCA GCACTACCACAGCATGGACGAGTTCAGTCACTATGACCTGCTGGAGGCCAGCACGGGCCGCAAGGTGGCGGAGGGACACAAGGCCAGCTTCTGTCTGGAGGACACCACCTGCGACTTTGGACACCTGAAGCGCTACGCCTGCACCTCCCATACACAg GGTTTGAGTCCTGGTTGCTATGATACATACAATGCAGACATTGACTGCCAGTGGATTGATATTACCGAAGTTCAGCCAGGAAACTACATCCTaaag CTCCAGGTGAATCCCAAGTACCTGGTGCTGGAGTCGGACTTCACCAATAACGTGGTCCGGTGTAACGTCCACTACACTGGGCGCTTCGTCACCACAAACAACTGCAAGATCGCCCA